The proteins below come from a single Faecalibaculum rodentium genomic window:
- the rfbA gene encoding glucose-1-phosphate thymidylyltransferase RfbA, translated as MKGIILAGGSGTRLYPLTKVTSKQLLPIYDKPMIYYSMSILMQAGIKDILIISTPEDTPRFEELLGDGHQYGVNLSYKVQPSPDGLAQAFILGEEFIGDDSVAMILGDNIFHGHGLTKRLRAAANRENGATVFGYYVEDPERFGVVEFDSDGKAVSLEEKPEDPKSNYAVTGLYFYDNNVVEYAKNLKPSPRGELEITDLNRIYLDKGNLNVTLLGDGFTWLDTGTHQSLVDATNFVKTIEEHQHRKIACLEEIAYDNGWITHEDLARTYETYKKNQYGDYLKKILDRKYIK; from the coding sequence ATGAAAGGCATTATTTTAGCAGGGGGAAGCGGAACCCGGCTTTACCCACTTACAAAAGTAACATCGAAGCAGCTGCTACCAATTTATGACAAGCCTATGATTTACTACTCCATGAGCATTCTCATGCAGGCAGGAATCAAGGATATCCTGATCATCTCCACACCGGAAGATACACCCCGATTTGAGGAACTTCTGGGGGATGGGCATCAGTATGGAGTGAACCTCTCTTATAAAGTACAGCCTTCGCCAGATGGACTTGCCCAGGCATTCATCCTCGGAGAAGAGTTCATTGGAGATGACTCAGTTGCCATGATACTGGGAGACAATATCTTCCATGGACACGGACTGACCAAAAGGCTCAGAGCTGCAGCTAACAGAGAAAATGGGGCTACAGTATTCGGATACTATGTCGAAGACCCGGAACGGTTTGGCGTTGTTGAGTTTGACAGCGATGGAAAAGCTGTATCGCTGGAAGAAAAACCCGAAGATCCCAAATCCAATTACGCTGTAACCGGATTGTATTTTTATGACAACAATGTTGTTGAGTATGCCAAGAATCTCAAGCCTAGTCCCCGCGGAGAGCTGGAGATAACAGATTTGAACCGGATTTATCTGGACAAAGGCAATCTGAACGTTACCCTTCTGGGAGATGGGTTCACCTGGCTGGATACAGGAACCCATCAGTCACTGGTAGATGCCACGAATTTCGTCAAAACCATTGAAGAACATCAGCATCGGAAGATCGCCTGTCTGGAAGAAATCGCATATGACAATGGATGGATCACACACGAAGATTTGGCTAGGACTTACGAGACATACAAAAAGAACCAGTATGGTGATTATCTGAAAAAAATACTGGACAGGAAATATATCAAGTAA
- the rfbC gene encoding dTDP-4-dehydrorhamnose 3,5-epimerase, which translates to MKVTETAIPGVLIIDTDVFGDHRGYFTETYSKPKYEKLGIDVDFVQDNMSFSATPGTLRGLHWQNPPYAQSKLVSCTKGRVIDVAVDIRKGSPSFGKWVSVELSEDNHRQFFIPQGFAHGFLTLTPDVEFRYKVDNVYNKESEGGMRYDDPTVNVDWGALLEGIEPVLSEKDMNGPTLEKSDNQFVYGENC; encoded by the coding sequence ATGAAAGTTACTGAAACAGCAATCCCTGGAGTACTGATTATTGATACAGATGTATTTGGTGATCATCGCGGTTATTTTACCGAGACATATTCAAAACCCAAATATGAAAAACTGGGGATCGATGTAGATTTTGTACAGGATAATATGTCCTTCAGCGCAACGCCGGGAACACTCCGCGGCCTGCATTGGCAGAATCCTCCCTATGCACAATCCAAACTGGTATCCTGTACAAAAGGCCGCGTGATTGACGTAGCCGTGGATATCCGAAAGGGAAGCCCATCATTTGGAAAATGGGTATCGGTAGAACTGTCAGAAGATAACCACCGGCAGTTTTTCATTCCTCAGGGATTTGCGCATGGCTTTCTGACACTGACACCGGATGTGGAATTCCGTTATAAGGTAGACAATGTATACAACAAGGAATCAGAAGGCGGAATGCGCTATGATGACCCAACAGTGAACGTAGACTGGGGCGCTCTACTGGAGGGGATAGAACCTGTATTGTCTGAAAAAGACATGAATGGTCCGAC